The genomic region cttcatagtcatccacctattcatctgctcccccgaacacaagttcaagatcatcacaggatccaaacacaacaacacacagggagtgagttatcacattcctagctaatagagaaagaagacaattaaatatatatattatataaatgagataccacttgcttaaacatagctcacgtaacttcaccacttcgtcattcaaaattcacttttcaattatcaatcacattacacaagaatcccacacttcggtcaagatataataacacatcaattagcaagcatatgcaatagttatgctaagactcaattctatatgcaatgtggtaccatgtcagtgaaaaaccaccctggggcgcttaggagtacataacaagacacaccacacaatgggtttgtcaggtcactctcactaagtaagatcatagggagaccagtcagggtcacgatgttttgcgagaatgctccaaccatatgagatcagcataggcttaaaggagcactcaaacccggtgacccccaaggcctacactccgaagagtccgtcagggcctctccctcctgattcaggtccaacccctaaaataatttttttttacatgcagacactgctcatgaattatacaatacccacgaccttacactcgtgttttaaacacgttcaacacaattgcgctacgatttaacactggttcctaaataggaaacctagattttctctttaacactgcgcatcaacgcttttctcaagataacgctggtcgggtattgtacaattcatagcttacaacacaagtaatttcacatcaagtgttaactacacacttatccacaactagaactcattcacaatttcacatctcatagtgtcacaatccaccatcacatgtttacacgtatctcacaaattaacacatgttcaactttacacttatactcaatctcaataacaatattataatctcaaagcaacatgttattctacaattcatcacatactcacaatttgaattatcatttcatatcctcaatataacaatttatataaaagactatcacaacatgaggactaaaacccctcaaataatattacacaattatatccaaatcataggtccaaatatacaaatatcaagagcacaatttatcaagcaattttcatcaggacatcaatattttatttataatcataaaggaaaaattgcaatttaacaaacatcccaaaataaaatcccaatttaatcctctaaggatccctacacatgttctcactaatccccaactgtgaataactcatcccttacctctaagcgggctcacgtgtcttcagccagcgatagccaCATCTCTAGCAGTTCCtggaaattctttcaattattcatccgactgctccgatagaattcccaaacgtcagagagacggagaagagattgaaacctccacttgtactgtcttcatacgattcctttttctccctccacgaatattatctcgcaaatcccaacggtggaagcgtgcggaattgaatttcgaacaacatatccaaatttcacaataatccaacggttaacgaaaccgggatcgtagttttaccaagacagctctgggtttctgcgggaaagaaaaaggctacaatgcgaagggtttttctctcaattcagacatgatatcgaaattcccaacggtaaGAATGCTCGGAGTTGtgttgcgaacatgatactcaaatttcacgacgatccaacggtgaacgggtttgagatcgtcgtttttctgagactggtttggtgggctgcgggaaaaagaaagggttttgagaggagaaagggaaaaacgaaaatgagaccaaaaggaggcagctgacttaacataactatttatacctagggtactcagcctattatttgctctatatttatttatttatttatttattactaaaaagctttttaaatttatttacgaaaaattgggatgttacaattccacCCCTCTTAAAAGAAGTTTCGTCCCCGAAACTTGCCGAAAGATCGAGAAAAAGATATCACGCATATGATTCTCAATATCAAGATGTGTGTCTAGTTGAAACTCTTTTTCTGTTACTCTGATCACAAGACTCCTCTGCACTTAACTATTAAATCCGGTGATCCTCGTTTACTCAATGATAGTATTACATAAGTAAGTCTTCTCACGAGAGTGACATCTCAACTATAATAGAATGTGAATGACATACTATTTGGAGTAGAATAATATCATAGGAGACACTAATGACAAATTGAAaagaacaaacaaacacaaggaGACGTGACTGATCACATGGTCGACTCTTTTTCGAACATCGGACGGTTCAAGAAAGATAATGAGTTTCGAGACTCTCACACTCTACCAATCCTAGTTCACGATGACTATCGAGAATACATGATTTGCCTACCCTTGAGTTGTGGATCTCTCCGCTCATATAACGTTGCGGGACATCATTAAACAGATCACCGTGAAGGTCGAGCATTAGGACATGGGCGGTGAGGTTGGAGCAGCGAATCCCTTGCCATTGGCAGCAATCAGAAGTGGTCCAAGAAGAGAGCATGCCAAAGTGATCCAGAAGTGCAGCCTTGAATTGGAGGAGTGCTTCCCTCTCAGTCTGAATGCACATAATATGGTCTTGAGCAGAAACAAGAACCTGCaacatcattaatattattatgccTTCCATGAATTTCAAACCAACTGgagtttattttttacttttaataaataacagtaaaaaaaagttttagatattcatacttttaataaaaaaaatccttttaggatatttaatttttaaaaatttgtaatacacggataaaatatataaaaaaaactcttcaataaaatttatggaaattagttaaaataattgtatttccTCTAAATTtactaatataaattttacgcaagtatgaaaaatatattcaaataatttcttttgacCCAAATAGTTTGATTAGTtatgttgattttataattatttctttcccgcttttttaatattctatcagctccttttttattatttatattaaacatGTTATATTCTATGcatttatgttataaatataaaagcaaAAGAAGTAATTATTATGacgtttttaaaatttaaacaagtaACTAAAACCATGAATATTGGTAAAAATGTTTGAATATAAATGTGtgtataacttttattttgttatttaaaagttaaaataatttgaatagtCTAGGgggttaatttaattagttggaaattaatataaattttttgatattatctttgatttcaatagataaaaaaaatcttagcttGGTATTTAATTTGCTGAAAAGATTTGAAGCATATAAACATGGCCGCTATGAGATGGGTTCGGCATACAACActtctaaataataattatgactTCTGTGGTTCTGTTTGCTTCTACCACAACtactttagaaaaataattattttaagggaAATTTTTGAACGAAAACTTTCATCCAAATGccattgaatttttattttaattttaaaataaattttgttcctaacttctcttttaaatatgtaacaattttattagttcatattatttttttacaaacattaaccaataaaattggtatatatttaaaagagaagttaggagaaaatttatttattagataatattataaaatacttcaaatataaTTGAATCCATTGGCTTATATATTTTCAGCTTTcagtttttaacttttcaactttcaaacttTATAATTTCATCTACAATTTTAACTATCAATTAGCAATATTTTAAGTAATCGTCCGAAACACAACCTGAATCTATGGTGGCAAAAATTATGAGCAAGATTTTGTGCACTAATTACTTGACCCATATTTTGTTATGCATTTCGACCGAAAGATTTTCAGTTTAAAGATGCTAAAATGTactttagtatatatatatatatatatatatatatatatatatatatatatatatatatatatatatatatatatatatattcttatgaGTAAAAGTGACGATCACTACACAACAATGACACAATTGCTGCTTATGTtcccatttttcttttattttccaatttaatatttaaccaattaaataaaaataatgtagcaTTCTAAACGATATATATATCAAGGGAAGACTTGGAAAAGTCTCCAGTCAAgaagttgcaaaaaaaaaagtttttaaaaaaaactaaagattaCTCATCCGTAACTTTTGCACTTTGTTTGGATTAGAgatgaaatagagaaaaaatgaaagagaaaaaaagatagaaataaaagagaaacaaggtagagaatttatattgtttaaatagaaatagtaaaaaaatgagTGTTTTTTTTAGGAATCCTCCCATAAAATCAATATTGCTTCTCACAAAATCCTCCCATTTTACCACTGTTTTTgaggaatcaatttttttttggaccccactaaatatttttttacttcattttcatttccatCCCATCTAAATCAAAAGTtcccatttcatttttttaccccactaaatttgttttacttcattttattttcagtcCATCTAAACCAAAAGTTCCTCACTTCTTCCCAATTTATTTCCTTCCAAATGATCCTAGTGGAGGACTTCAAATTATATGTAATTGACATTAAAATCATAACGTGTTTGAAGTGGCATTCAAAGTAGGTTTAGTTGAAAAAAGTGACCATGTTCTTAACGAAGAAGAGGAAATTGGGTTTAAAAACATATACCATGCTTGAAGAGGACAttcaaatttaaagttaattaatCTATTTGTCCTAGATACCAATAGAcccataaatgatttttttattattaaagtgactatgttcttaatatatatatatatatatatatatatatatatatatatatatatatatatatacacacacataaatgctttaaaaaaaacgaagaagaaaatattgagaaaaaagaactaaaatattcaataaattaaaacaattcaaTTCCAATTAAATTCACACCAAAACCCAATactttctataatttttaaaattcttaattggCTATAATTTCATTATTCCTATACAgcaatatattaaatatcaaatataaaataaatttcttaatatcaattttatatttgtcttATATATCAACCAAAATATGTACtccttaatataataaaaaattaatactatGACACTTTCAAGGGatgatttgaaaaaatatatcatcaatTTGTCATGAAAATAATGTATGATTGACAAATATAGCTAATAGAACTTAAAAAGAGTAATGACATTCAAAAATTGGAAAAAGCCACTATATTCTACTCTACACATAAAAAAGTGTATGCATGGTGTGAGCCTTTTTTGTGTGTGCGTACGGAGAGaaagattgaaaataaaatttattgtatcTTTCATTTGTTTAAGTCGAAATGGATTATATTAGAATCTTAAGAGAAAGATCATTTTGAAGGTTAAAatgggaaaaaatgaaaattattgaattaagattaaaaataatatatcattgaaattattgaattaaaattaaaaataatatatcattgaAATTAAagcttaattataaatatagaatgtaatattattattgtcctTGTCTTTATTATTGTTGTCATTATCTTTGTCATCACTATTTATGCCTTGTTACCACTATCATATTTGATGGTTCAACATCTACATATACCATGGTtcaaccttgaaaacaaaaaataaggggGCAAAACAAACGGTGCTTCAACCTCTAATTCAATCCGAAACATTATGAACCCAAAAAACAATGAACAAAACATAGGAGAATGATctattttaagaagaaaaaaatgacaaaactgaataaaaatttaaggaaattgaaattcattgaaaTCAAATGAGATTTGAATTGTGATTTTCACAAATACATTCAAATGAGAAAACATGAACGAACCTGCAacatcataaatattattatggCTTGCATGTATTTGAAACGAACTGGATTCATGGTTGGCATTTTGGTGATTATGATGAGAAAGGCAAAGTGATTGATGAAATGAATCCACTGAATATGAGAATTAGAATGATACTGATGACTTTAGCACTGCCAATAGGcatgcatatatataacatCGGGATGGTTAATGGAAGTCACATTTCTCAACGGTTGGACCACTCATAAATTCTTCCAAGTatgtaaaatatattcaaataatttcttttgatgcAAATAGTCTGATtagttatgtttattttataattatttctttcccgtttttttaaattatcagctctttttatattatttgtattatacatgttatattctatatatttatgttataaatataaaagcaaAAGACGTAAGTATTATGACGtttctaaaatataaacaagTAACTAAAACTATGAATAATGGTAAAAATGTTGAAATATAAAAGTGtgtataacttttattttgttatttaaaagttaaaggGATTTGGATAGCTAGGGGATTTAGTTTAGCTGGTTCAATAagatttatgaattattatatatcttttgttattatctttgattaaacaaaagataaaaaagaagaaattggataaaaaaaagcttggtatttaatttgttaaagaGATTTGGAGCATATACGCATGCACGCTATGAGATGGGTTCGACACACAGCTAGTTTCCAATCAGACCTCGTATTGGTGGTACTATAACACGTCTAAATAATAGTTAGGACTTCTGTGGTCATGTTTGCTTCTACCTCAACTATTTTCAGGATAATTCAAACTTTTTAATTTCATCTAAAGTTTCAACTATcaattaacaatattttaagtAATTGACCTAAACACAACGTAAATCTATGGTGGCAAACACTATGAGCAAGATTTTGTCCACTAATTACTTGACCTATATTTTGTTACGCATTTTGACTAAACTGTTTTCAGTTTAAAGATGCTAAAATGTACTTAAGTTCCCACACAACAACAGCACAGTTCCTAGTTAGGTTCccacttttctttttatttttcaatttaatatataaccaaataaataaataaataaaaaagacttaaaaataatgtaacattCTAAACGATATATATCAAGgggagacttgaaaaagtctccagtCAACAAGTCACACAAAGTTGATCGTATATCGTAATgcaatttcatatttaaaataattagaaaattaataaacacaaaatttgcaatttatgaaagcaaaaaacagcactttgaaagaaaaaaaacttttaaaaagattaacTCATTTGTTACTTTTGCACTTTATTTGGATTAGagatgaaatagaaaaaaatgaaagaggaaaaaaaagatagaaataagagagaaaCGAAGTggaaaatttatctttttttttggataaataaaaatgaaaaaaatgagtgaattttatattatttaggaATCCtcccataaaattaatattacttcAAACATAATCCTCCATTTCACCACTGTttttgaggattttttttttggactccaataaatttgttttacttCATTTTAATTTCCATCCCATCTAAACCAAAagtttccatttcattttactTCACTTCTTCCCAATTTATTTTCATCCAAATCATCCTAAACAAGTGCAGGACTTCAAATTATATGTAATTGACATTAAAATCATACCGTGCTTGAATTGGCATTCAAATTGGGTTTAGGTCTAAAAAGTGACCATGTTcttattgaagaagaaaaaattaggtTTAAAAAAGTATATGATACTTAAAGAGGATATTCAAATCTAAAGTTAATTAGTCTATTTGGCCTAGATATCAATAGacccataaataattttttttattaaagtgaGCATGTTCATGTTCTTAAGGaagaagaatatatatatatatatatatatatatatatatatatatatatatatatatatatatatatatatattcaaaaaaaggaagaagagaatattgagaaaaaaaactaaaatattcaatatattaaaaaaattccattCACACCAAAAATCAATACTttctacaatttttaaaattcttaattggCTATAATTTCATTATTACTATACATCAAtatatcaaatatcaaatatagaataaatttattaattaataggacttgaaaaaatatatcatcaatttttcatgaaaataatatatgattgaCAAATATAGCTAATAGAATATCGTACTTAAAAAGAGTAATGACATTCAAAAATTGGAAAAAGCCACTATATTCTACTATACATGTAAAAATGTGAATGGTgtgagccttttttttttctgtctgtGTGAGGAGAAAGATTCAAAATAAAGTCTATTGTGTGTTTTATTTGTTTGAGTGGAGATGAGTTATATCAGAATCTTAAGAGAAAGATCGGTTTGAAgactaaaattgaaacaaaaaataaaaaatattggtttaaaattaaaaataatatatcattgagattaaaacttaatatatatacacccctttctttttctttttaacctccctttacattttttttggaaatatatATACACCTTAATCTCTAAGGAATTACAAATTGAGTACGTGttcatattaatattttgtgcCATAAGACTTATCATAGTTACATCATTTGCAGTTCTATTACGTCACAGGGTGGAATTTTCTATTTCATCAATTTTTGCTATATGTTGGATTCAGAATATGTTAATTACAAAGTATTCCTTAtacttaacaaattaaaaaataccaagAGAAGCCTATGTCGTGTCTGAATTTATTTGgtctcatttttaattttaattcataacaGAGCTTCCTCAAGTATTTTCCTTTACAGCATCTTCCGCAACAACTTCTAAATCTTCTCATCCATTTGTGTAGCTTTCCTAAATGTTCTGTGATTATATATCTTCATctagaataaatttattgactttgcAAACAGAGAattggaaattaatttttattaagtgGCATGCCCTTGTATGACTTTCcggaaacaaaacaaagaaagacttAAGAAGCACTCCAATCAACATCACAttacataaaaaacaattaagtatgaaatttttttataagtaatatGGTCCTTACACGACTCCATTggaacaaaacaaagaaagacgtAGAAAATACTCCAGTCATCGCACTACCTACAAAAATAATagatgtgaaatttttttttatagtgacATGACCATTTATATGACTATGTAGGAACCAAACAAAACCATAAAGACTTAGAATTTAAGATTCCAGTCATTGCGCTAAACAACAAATGTGGAAAATTTTGTGAAGTGACATGACCCATAAATAGACTTTGTACTTgggaacaaaacaaaaagactTAGAAAATTTGCAAGATACCCACATTGACCTTTGTCTATATTTTGCTAACGTAATATACAGACTATTACTTCATTGATTTTGattgataatttcttttgaaGGAATTCTGTGTCAACAAAAGTGGTGCTTATGTAAGTTCTGTATAATATACTACCTACGTAcggtcttttatataaaaaataaaagataacatatttttttcttttaattataagaatgatAACACTACTTTATTATTAAATCTGTGATAGTATATAATTCATAATTCAGACAATATTTATTGATCTTCATATCTTGCACCAAAAAAATCCTAAGTCTTAAACCATTCAAACTTATAAGTTTTGTCGCCAACCAAACTTGGTGGTAATTAGGGAGAATTGTTTTTgcttttgaaaattattgtgtttGCTGAAATGACAACTTGAACCGGAACTAACTTAATGATTGTATCTTGAAACTTTGGTGCTGTTTCTCTAGGTGTGTATACTGTATACTTGAACGACGATTTTACTTTAGTTTgggtattttttattctaatccaATCCAGGTTTAGTTTTGTTTACATTCTGAATTAGAATTTGGTAGGTGTTGGCTTTTTCTTTATTAGTGATCGATGCATGAGCCTACTCCCCAAACCTATTGTTATTTCTTGATAATCAGTTTTtaagtttcataatttttattttaaaccaaaccaaacatggAAGTAACATCTTatcttttttgaataaaaaattataaattttttggtatacttttttacaacatttttctctcttatttaaaattttgagaatagGACTCAAAAGTAACATTTTTGTAAGTAACACTGAAAACAAGAACtatgaatttattttctttaaaaaaaaagaaatatgatttatgttttccgcaacatattattattattattataatttcttttgtaaataatattgtcatTGTCCCAATGTGGTGGTCAAGTgaacttttcaaaagaaaattgagaagttgtcatcaatgtttatttaaggaaaacgtcagaaaaaaaaaataagaaatgatttacaatttgagaaaaaaaggattcaaaaattatttacgtggaaggtattaacacctcaCTTATCCGTCATCTCCGTCATGAagatgacaacctttaattcagtctaataaaaataaaagcgacttcttaattatttatcttcctTTCAGAACATGAATTATGTTTgctatattttgtttaatttaaaaaaataaaacaaatttttatttttagtaaagaggaaatttcatgttttttttcctagtGTTTGAGGTCAACAAAGGGTTTTCCTTTATTCATACATATCCCCAAGTataatgagaaaatcagacttaTGTAGTTCTTTGGGTAAAAAATAACTTGTGTGTTggttgattttatctttttttgaatGGTTTGTATTTAATTGTGTGAATAAGAGTGGTTAAAGTGTTAAACCTTGAAATgatattgaatttttaaaaaaataatagagagAATCGCTTAAGGTATTGAAACTATTCGAGTAATGTgtaatattcattaaaaaaaattgaatgttcaTTTATTTGAACATTTTGACTCCCTTTTTAGAAAAGATTTTGGTTGTGATAAACGTTACAAAGTAAAGAAAGTTGGAGACCTAACACAACATTAGCAAAATTTACTCACATGTTATTAAAATACCATCAAGTAAGTCAAAAACCCAACATAAGATGCACGaaacataaaaaagataaattgaatgattatttatttgagTATTTTTGCCTCTTTAGAAAAGATGTTGG from Glycine soja cultivar W05 chromosome 16, ASM419377v2, whole genome shotgun sequence harbors:
- the LOC114390916 gene encoding receptor-like protein EIX2 isoform X1, with translation MPTMNPVRFKYMQAIIIFMMLQVLVSAQDHIMCIQTEREALLQFKAALLDHFGMLSSWTTSDCCQWQGIRCSNLTAHVLMLDLHGDLFNDVPQRYMSGEIHNSRVGKSCILDSHRELGLVECESLETHYLS
- the LOC114390916 gene encoding receptor-like protein EIX2 isoform X2 encodes the protein MPTMNPVRFKYMQAIIIFMMLQVLVSAQDHIMCIQTEREALLQFKAALLDHFGMLSSWTTSDCCQWQGIRCSNLTAHVLMLDLHGDLFNDRSWRHAYFKFISNLSDAIYVMVAVKVFKWRHRG